Sequence from the Microbacterium dextranolyticum genome:
TTCGGCCGTGTAGTCGGCGTAGGTGGATCCGTCGCCCGCGGGGATCGAGACGGTGCCCGCGACAGGTCCCGTCGGCGAATCGAGGCGCACCTCGATCTGGCCCCCGGCCTTGCCTGCGCCGTGGAAGGACACCGAGGCGGCTCCCTTGTCGCCGAACGCGACGCTCGAGAGGGCCGTCCACTCCGAACCGTTGATGTTCGTGAGCTTCATCCCCTGGTCGTTCGTCGTCCCGAGGAACTCGGTGCGGATGCCCGCGGTCGTCGTGTACGGGTCACGCACGCCGGAGTCCCAGGCGATCGTCTCGGACTCGATCCGCGCGTACGGATTCAGGTCGCCGACCTGGTCGACGCCGGCCATCGTCATCGTGATCGGGGCGATCGTGCCATCGGGTGCGATCGAGATCTTGTCGATCTGGGTCGAACGGTAGCCCTTCACACCGCTGAACTGGCCGTCGTCGACGAACTTCTTGAAGACGGTCTGGGCGTGATAGGCCACATACCACTGGTTCTTGAACTCGAAGATCGCGTGGTGGTTGTTGCCGCCGACACCGAAGAAGGTCGCCGGGTTGGGCAGGATCTGGTCGACGTAGGTGAACGGGCCCATGGGCGAGTCCGACACCATGTAGGCGATGTTCCCGGTGCCGACGGTGCGGTTGACGCCGTCGATCATGAGCCCGTTGGGGCGCCCGGTGAAGTTCGTGCAGAAGCTGTAGTAGTACTTGCCGTTGAACTTGTGGATGCCGGAGTCCTCGAACAGGGCCGGTGCGTCGACCAGTGCGGCCGAGCCGTCGACGCTGACCATGTCGGCGCCGAGCTTGATCACGCGGCCGGTCTTCGGCCAGTCGCTCTGACCGGTGGGCACGCCGCCGCCGAAGTACAGGTACGCCGAGCCGTCGTCGTCGACGAGGACCGCCGGGTCGAACAGCCAGACCACGTTGTTCGCACCGGCCAGGTTGTTGACGCCGGGGGTGCTCGACGAGATCAGCGCGGTGCCGTTCATCGGGTCTGTCCAGGGACCGACGGGAGTGTTCGAGGTGAGCACGCCGATGCCGCCCGCGCTGTTGGCGTAGTAGAGGAAGAACTTCTCGACGCCGTCGATCTTCTTGTGCGCTGCCGTCGGCGCCCAGGAGTTGCTCGCCCACGACGAGACGCCGAATCCGTTGCCCCGGCCGGCGACCTTGATCTGGCCGTGGTTGGTCCAGTTGACCATGTCGGCCGAGGAGATGACGGTGAGCGTCTTGATCTTGCCGTACGAGTTGTCGACGATGTCGCCGTCGCTGTTCTTCTCGTAGGCGTAGGTGGGCTTGCCCGTCGCATCGAGCTCGTACGCGTCGGAGGTCATGTAGACGTAGGCACGCCCGTCGTACTCCATGACGAACGGATCCGCGCCGTACTCGTAGTCCATCAGCGGGTTGGATGCGCCGATCGCCTTGGCGGGGGCGGCGTTTCCGACCGGACGAGGCGGCAGCGCGGCACGCTTGCCCACGAGGGAGACATCGTCGACGAAGAAGATGTCCGGGGTGACCGTCGATCCGACCGTCTCGATGCCGAAGCGGGCCGTGGCGAGGTCGATGCCGCTGCTCGGGATGACGAACGTGCCGCCGATCTGGGTGAAGAGGGTGGTGTTGCTCGAGGTTCCCTTGGTCACCGGCGCCTGTGCCGCGGTGACGGAGTGTCCGGAGGCGTCCCGAAGCGTCAGTGCGAAGGTGACGCTGGCGTCGCCCGCGTCTCGGTAGTGCACCCACGCCGAGGTCGTGTACGACTCACCCGCGACCAGACGGTTGACCGTCTGGTAGGCGCCGTCGGTGTCGGCCGTGCGCGCGTTCACCTTCAACGAG
This genomic interval carries:
- a CDS encoding family 43 glycosylhydrolase, coding for MQRRRWSLWRRALVGALVGAVALTGVPLAASAADGDAVELLTNGNMESGTNGWTAKGTGVSLSLGYSTRHAGNTSLKVNARTADTDGAYQTVNRLVAGESYTTSAWVHYRDAGDASVTFALTLRDASGHSVTAAQAPVTKGTSSNTTLFTQIGGTFVIPSSGIDLATARFGIETVGSTVTPDIFFVDDVSLVGKRAALPPRPVGNAAPAKAIGASNPLMDYEYGADPFVMEYDGRAYVYMTSDAYELDATGKPTYAYEKNSDGDIVDNSYGKIKTLTVISSADMVNWTNHGQIKVAGRGNGFGVSSWASNSWAPTAAHKKIDGVEKFFLYYANSAGGIGVLTSNTPVGPWTDPMNGTALISSSTPGVNNLAGANNVVWLFDPAVLVDDDGSAYLYFGGGVPTGQSDWPKTGRVIKLGADMVSVDGSAALVDAPALFEDSGIHKFNGKYYYSFCTNFTGRPNGLMIDGVNRTVGTGNIAYMVSDSPMGPFTYVDQILPNPATFFGVGGNNHHAIFEFKNQWYVAYHAQTVFKKFVDDGQFSGVKGYRSTQIDKISIAPDGTIAPITMTMAGVDQVGDLNPYARIESETIAWDSGVRDPYTTTAGIRTEFLGTTNDQGMKLTNINGSEWTALSSVAFGDKGAASVSFHGAGKAGGQIEVRLDSPTGPVAGTVSIPAGDGSTYADYTAELTGATGTHDVFFSYVGSASAQLFDLDYLSFTEATPHVGIADKVTVTSTSRCVAGTSYLAVSVNNGNDVAVETTITTPYGKKKVTVQPGKTVTNAFTSRLKAYPAGQVSLAVSASVDGATVTGDVQADFAAFSCK